In a single window of the Candidatus Cloacimonadota bacterium genome:
- a CDS encoding porin family protein → MKTKLAFVFVLILCFSTLAFGENWTIELRPAMNMPTGDFNDAELESGIGVDARIAYRVMPHLDVFTGWSWTNFAGENDLDFEETGYDLGVRFIHPFASYSFHYLLEGAATYKHVELEDGDDIIGDSDHALGFQLGAGIVYKISPKISLQPTVRYNTLTSEVEFDDLDITSEGDLNYISLGLGIAWNF, encoded by the coding sequence ATGAAAACTAAATTAGCATTTGTATTTGTACTGATATTATGTTTCAGTACTTTGGCGTTTGGCGAAAACTGGACAATCGAACTAAGGCCGGCTATGAACATGCCAACTGGTGATTTTAATGATGCCGAATTGGAAAGTGGAATCGGAGTGGATGCAAGAATTGCCTACCGGGTTATGCCACATCTGGATGTCTTTACAGGTTGGAGTTGGACAAACTTTGCTGGTGAGAATGATCTTGACTTTGAAGAAACCGGTTATGATCTTGGTGTAAGATTTATTCATCCCTTTGCAAGTTATTCATTTCATTATTTGCTGGAAGGCGCTGCTACTTATAAACATGTAGAATTAGAAGATGGTGATGATATTATTGGTGATAGTGATCATGCTTTAGGTTTCCAGCTTGGTGCTGGCATAGTTTATAAGATCAGTCCAAAAATTTCTCTTCAACCAACAGTAAGATATAATACTCTTACAAGCGAAGTGGAATTCGACGATTTGGATATTACTTCGGAAGGTGATCTTAACTATATTTCACTTGGTTTGGGAATAGCCTGGAACTTCTAA
- a CDS encoding NAD(P)H-dependent oxidoreductase — MKILVIFGSARRKNSFLVTKQFETALQKLADYNFEYIFLNKVDLKICKGCHVCLFYGEEKCPLNDIAADIFSKMLEADGIIFVSPVYVSQVTGLMKNFIDRFSFLCHRPQLYHQHSMIISTTGVMDLKSVLNYLEKVSLMWGMRSVTKLGIVTPPDKEKKEITGDKRIIKTARQFHKQMKAENWSPKLSQLIQFRAQKTFLTSEKIKEFSPRDFQYYSQIKKQSYHIPVKINIFKRLISWLVEKMIQFQVKKRKNKVT; from the coding sequence ATGAAAATATTAGTGATCTTTGGCAGTGCACGCCGCAAGAACAGCTTTCTGGTTACAAAACAATTTGAAACTGCTTTGCAGAAACTGGCAGATTATAATTTCGAATATATTTTTCTGAACAAAGTCGATTTGAAGATATGTAAGGGTTGTCATGTGTGTTTATTCTATGGGGAAGAAAAATGTCCTCTCAATGATATCGCAGCTGATATATTTAGCAAAATGCTAGAAGCTGATGGTATAATTTTCGTCTCTCCGGTCTATGTTTCGCAAGTAACAGGTCTGATGAAAAATTTCATCGATCGATTTTCATTTCTTTGTCATCGTCCACAGCTCTACCATCAACATAGTATGATAATCTCTACTACCGGTGTGATGGATTTGAAATCTGTTCTTAATTATCTGGAAAAAGTATCGCTAATGTGGGGAATGCGTTCAGTAACGAAATTGGGTATTGTTACACCGCCCGATAAAGAAAAAAAAGAAATAACCGGAGACAAAAGAATTATTAAAACTGCCCGGCAATTTCATAAGCAAATGAAAGCAGAAAACTGGTCGCCAAAACTAAGCCAGCTAATTCAGTTTCGGGCCCAAAAGACATTTCTCACCAGCGAGAAAATCAAGGAATTTTCACCCAGAGATTTTCAATATTACAGCCAAATTAAAAAGCAATCTTATCATATTCCGGTGAAGATAAATATTTTCAAAAGATTAATATCCTGGCTGGTAGAAAAAAT